A section of the Pseudobacteriovorax antillogorgiicola genome encodes:
- a CDS encoding phosphotransferase codes for MKKSRTESRLFYHRGRRPRVLFALGSRILTGELADWSRIGLGVFVPFEDERSLDYDPIVPKLYVHKTDDDYCIHGLEVVYIEYDNITSRLRLGFQAKHEEALKSLHDVMLRITEQGSAKSQEHKLFQPDRLPSSSRANPFKQEAIQERHDWLEEKWNDRFPHLRDNHLNPEDLAGNIENYIGAVQIPVGIAGPVHVKGLYTHAHIPVPIATTEGALVSSITRGARACALAGGIRTHVIHQTMLRAPSFHFRHMQASVGFAHWLDGNREAVIAQAESVSSVAKVSDIQHFIFGDTVHVKFFYTTGDAAGQNMTTACTFMACEWIAQQISKLSTMGFIKYNIEGNLSGDKKVNHQNFIQGRGIAAVAECLIPEDILKKVLKVELHDMIEGWMAANVGARQIGMVGANINFANVVGGIFAATGQDIASVHESSIGILNMKEKDQALYICAYLPSLVIGTVGGGTALPTQQECLKMMDCAGTDRAFRMAEIIAATCLALDLSTGAAIAAGQFVSAHEKLGRNRPKAYFKLSEVSAEFFNSVLPLPNDVITHCEQVEFSNNSGATASLMSEKRQGSKGLFKFRLNTQSGEEVPVVIKLKSPDNELVELGLNLIRLSGEDRLPGLFELHYRIFGFEHSHLREIEIFQGLHQDIRQYLPKTLGCISMPERELYAIAMEDMSSFELLNSVNEMNSWTEDHIQACLKAMAHIHSKHLNQPDSLPPGHIEHFDASHIIDGRTFLDELTRYVGQRYPDIMGDLSQHMRASLERIHIFGRIMQSYHQTLTHGDFNPRNLCFRRSEGELNLCLFDWELAQFHNPQRDLIEFLGFVISPDRPIEDWQSYVDDYCRYLESYIQFDLDRPKFAELMYYNGLVFALTRLNLYCLAHNIARFPFLERLCQSVSRFILENPQRKDWS; via the coding sequence AAAAAATCCAGAACTGAATCCCGCTTGTTCTATCACCGTGGTCGTCGGCCTCGGGTCTTATTTGCTTTAGGAAGCCGGATTCTAACAGGAGAGCTTGCAGATTGGAGTCGCATCGGCTTGGGTGTTTTCGTGCCCTTTGAGGATGAGCGCAGCTTAGACTACGATCCCATCGTGCCCAAACTTTATGTTCACAAGACAGATGACGACTATTGTATCCATGGTCTCGAAGTTGTTTATATCGAGTATGATAATATCACTAGCCGATTAAGACTCGGTTTTCAAGCCAAGCATGAAGAGGCTCTTAAATCCCTCCATGATGTAATGCTACGAATCACGGAGCAAGGAAGTGCCAAGTCTCAAGAGCACAAGCTCTTCCAACCTGATCGATTGCCTTCATCATCGCGGGCCAACCCATTCAAGCAAGAGGCCATTCAAGAACGCCATGATTGGCTTGAGGAGAAGTGGAACGATCGTTTCCCTCACCTTCGGGATAATCACCTAAACCCAGAAGACCTCGCTGGCAATATTGAAAACTATATCGGAGCTGTGCAGATTCCCGTAGGGATCGCCGGTCCAGTTCATGTCAAGGGGCTCTATACCCACGCTCATATTCCCGTTCCCATCGCAACAACGGAAGGCGCATTAGTCAGTTCCATTACAAGGGGAGCAAGGGCGTGTGCTCTCGCTGGTGGTATTAGAACCCATGTCATCCACCAAACCATGCTAAGGGCTCCTAGTTTTCACTTCAGACACATGCAGGCGTCTGTGGGCTTCGCCCACTGGCTCGATGGCAACCGTGAGGCAGTCATTGCACAAGCGGAAAGCGTTTCCAGTGTTGCAAAGGTCTCCGACATTCAGCACTTTATTTTTGGTGATACGGTCCATGTAAAATTTTTCTATACTACTGGGGATGCAGCCGGGCAAAACATGACAACGGCCTGCACTTTTATGGCTTGCGAATGGATTGCGCAGCAAATTAGCAAGCTATCCACCATGGGCTTTATTAAATATAATATTGAAGGCAATCTTTCGGGTGATAAGAAAGTTAATCACCAAAATTTTATTCAAGGCCGCGGGATTGCTGCAGTAGCTGAATGCCTGATCCCAGAAGATATCCTTAAAAAAGTATTGAAAGTCGAACTGCACGATATGATCGAAGGCTGGATGGCTGCCAATGTTGGTGCTCGACAGATTGGAATGGTGGGAGCCAATATCAACTTTGCCAATGTTGTGGGAGGGATATTTGCAGCTACTGGCCAAGACATCGCCAGCGTCCATGAATCCTCTATTGGTATTTTGAATATGAAAGAGAAGGATCAAGCCCTGTATATCTGCGCTTACCTTCCCTCCTTAGTTATTGGAACTGTCGGCGGCGGTACCGCTCTGCCCACTCAACAAGAGTGTCTGAAAATGATGGACTGTGCGGGCACAGATCGAGCGTTTCGGATGGCAGAAATCATTGCCGCGACCTGCCTCGCCCTCGATTTATCCACAGGAGCAGCGATCGCAGCAGGACAATTTGTATCGGCCCATGAGAAGCTTGGTCGTAACCGACCCAAGGCATACTTTAAGCTATCGGAAGTCAGTGCCGAATTTTTTAATAGCGTGCTGCCATTGCCCAACGATGTCATTACCCACTGCGAACAGGTCGAGTTTTCCAACAATAGTGGCGCTACCGCCAGCCTTATGTCGGAAAAACGGCAGGGCTCGAAAGGATTGTTTAAGTTCCGTCTCAATACCCAATCTGGGGAAGAAGTACCTGTTGTGATCAAGCTCAAAAGCCCTGACAATGAGCTTGTGGAACTTGGGCTCAATCTTATTCGCCTCTCTGGAGAAGATCGCCTACCTGGATTATTTGAGCTGCACTATCGCATTTTTGGTTTCGAACACAGCCACCTCCGCGAGATAGAAATTTTTCAAGGGCTTCACCAGGACATAAGGCAGTATCTGCCTAAAACTTTGGGCTGCATCAGCATGCCTGAGCGTGAGCTTTATGCTATTGCCATGGAAGACATGTCGTCTTTTGAGTTATTGAACTCGGTAAACGAAATGAACTCATGGACTGAAGATCACATCCAGGCTTGCCTGAAGGCTATGGCGCATATTCATAGCAAACATCTAAATCAACCAGACTCACTTCCCCCGGGACATATCGAGCACTTTGATGCGAGTCACATCATTGATGGCCGAACCTTCTTAGACGAGCTAACCCGCTACGTAGGTCAACGTTACCCTGATATTATGGGAGACCTCAGCCAGCACATGCGAGCATCTCTGGAGCGTATCCATATTTTCGGGCGCATCATGCAGAGCTACCATCAAACACTCACCCACGGTGACTTCAACCCTCGGAATCTTTGCTTCAGGCGTTCCGAAGGAGAGCTAAACCTTTGCCTATTCGATTGGGAACTAGCACAGTTTCACAACCCCCAGAGAGATCTTATTGAGTTTCTTGGCTTTGTCATTAGCCCGGATCGCCCTATAGAAGATTGGCAGTCTTATGTTGACGATTATTGTAGGTATCTTGAGTCATATATCCAATTCGATTTGGATCGTCCTAAGTTTGCCGAGCTTATGTACTACAACGGTCTTGTATTTGCGCTTACGAGACTCAACCTTTACTGCCTGGCTCACAACATCGCTCGTTTCCCATTTCTAGAGAGACTCTGTCAGTCCGTCAGTCGATTTATCCTAGAGAATCCTCAGCGTAAAGATTGGAGTTGA